A single window of Bufo bufo chromosome 10, aBufBuf1.1, whole genome shotgun sequence DNA harbors:
- the LOC120980326 gene encoding mixed lineage kinase domain-like protein: MEVVKNIFIAAKVIYDQCDQAQTNKKRCYRLRRRTELLLGAVEKLKDDPEKSKELERTLCELLVNLQNAQRWVTKYSRRGWWRQILQAGGIQNKFTHISEQLSDTAQTLQVLLQVEHRPTFLSCFQDEKLRNQNLKDIEEDLSKLMPLIEKEMASLSVKMDASLQKTQLLLQAEIVRPWDIKEIRATDLRRGDLLEIPGMMKNDASSLYLGEYHKSPVVIKVLKGALTTDDGYIRKTFESESKTMKKYECLNILRLYGICIDNSSGDPCYSLVMEYCEKGSLRELLRREPDLSWERRVQMSLDAARALYRLHQTEMKAILHGSLSSAKFLVDGTYCVKLSGFEFSKTESSMRRNPVKSRSEISELVYIAPETWQDINSYDKRSEIYSLGVVIFEIAVGGFPLQHESTVLQNTGSSAENLEVIHQELCAAVDVDLPTSCPPVLRDVIKKSQAKDPRSRPSAGAIADLLLAY; encoded by the exons ATGGAGGTGGTGAAAAACATCTTTATAGCCGCAAAAGTGATCtacgaccagtgcgaccaggctcAGACTAATAAGAAGCGCTGCTACCGTCTGAGGAGAAGAACTGAACTTCTCCTGGGTGCAGTCGAGAAACTAAAAGATGACCCAGAAAAATCCAAAGAATTGGAGAGGACGTTGTGTGAGCTGCTGGTGAACCTGCAGAATGCCCAGCGCTGGGTGACGAAGTACTCCAGGCGCGGCTGGTGGCGGCAGATTCTGCAGGCCGGGGGCATTCAGAACAAGTTCACCCACATCAGCGAGCAGCTGAGCGACACTGCCCAAACCCTCCAGGTCCTGCTCCAAGTGGAACACAGACCAACCTTTCTTAGCTGCTTTCAGGACGAAAAACTGAGGAACCAGAATCTGAAGGACATTGAAGAGGACCTGAGCAAGCTGATGCCCCTAATAGAGA AAGAGATGGCGTCTCTAAGTGTCAAGATGGATGCAAGCCTACAGAAGACGCAGCTCCTGT TACAAGCTGAGATTGTCCGACCGTGGGATATAAAGGAGATTCGAGCTACAGATCTGAGGCGCGGAGACCTGCTGGAGATCCCCGGCATGATGAAGAACGACGCCTCCAGCTTGTACTTGGGAGAATATCACAAGAGCCCGGTGGTGATCAAAGTCTTAAAGGGAGCGCTGACCACTGACGATGG CTACATAAGGAAGACCTTCGAGTCCGAGAGCAAGACCATGAAGAAATATGAATGTCTGAATATCTTACGTCTTTACGGCATCTGCATCGATAACTCGA GCGGAGACCCCTGCTACTCCCTTGTGATGGAATACTGTGAGAAAGGAAGCCTGAGAGAGCTGCTGAGGCGAGAGCCAGACCTGTCATGGGAGCGCCGTGTTCAAATGTCACTAGATGCGGCCCGAGCCTTGTACCG GTTACATCAGACAGAGATGAAGGCCATCCTGCACGGGAGTCTGAGTAGCGCCAAGTTCCTGGTGGACGGGACGTACTGTGTGAAG TTATCGGGGTTTGAGTTTTCTAAGACTGAATCGTCTATGAGAAGGAATCCGGTGAAAAGCAGATCAGAGATCAGTGAGCTGGTGTACATCGCCCCCGAGACATGGCAGGACATCAACTCCTACGACAAACGCAGTGAGATTTACAG TTTAGGAGTGGTGATTTTTGAGATTGCGGTTGGTGGATTCCCATTACAACATGAAAGCACCGTTCTGCAGAACACGG GTTCTTCTGCAGAGAATCTTGAAGTCATTCACCAGGAACTATGTGCAGCGGTGGACGTCGACCTCCCTACCTCATGTCCTCCTGTTCTTCGAGACGTCATTAAAAAGAGCCAAGCGAAGGACCCGAGAAGTCGTCCCTCAGCCGGAG CGATTGCAGATCTCTTGCTCGCCTACTAG